The following are from one region of the Carnobacterium gallinarum DSM 4847 genome:
- a CDS encoding type IV pilin protein, whose amino-acid sequence MTEVLVLREENKVSRMLKDERGMTLVELLATVVILAIIAAIGVTAIGRVIQNTREDAGVANVQQAMNAAKLYQSTESKATGGKFFTLKEILDGGYLEAAKGTWETPDTVVFTVETDGSLTLAVPANQLTAGNKKSQPIAAGTTNDDILSLTRADLWTPPANP is encoded by the coding sequence ATGACAGAAGTATTGGTATTAAGAGAAGAAAATAAAGTGAGTCGTATGTTAAAAGATGAACGAGGGATGACTTTAGTTGAATTATTAGCAACCGTAGTTATTCTTGCAATTATTGCCGCAATTGGTGTTACCGCAATTGGTAGAGTGATTCAAAATACACGTGAAGATGCAGGTGTAGCAAATGTCCAACAAGCAATGAATGCTGCAAAACTGTATCAATCAACTGAATCGAAAGCTACAGGTGGTAAGTTCTTTACACTAAAAGAAATTTTGGACGGAGGATATCTTGAAGCAGCTAAAGGTACATGGGAAACTCCAGATACGGTTGTATTTACAGTTGAAACAGATGGTTCATTAACCCTTGCGGTTCCTGCTAATCAACTTACAGCGGGTAATAAGAAGAGTCAGCCGATTGCAGCTGGTACAACAAATGATGATATTCTCAGCTTAACAAGAGCTGACCTATGGACACCACCAGCTAATCCATAA
- a CDS encoding LytR/AlgR family response regulator transcription factor, whose product MNLKIAICDDDKIICSHIESMILQYAKSSSFTATVSVFFDGHMLMEDIRSGRGDYDLIYLDIEMNEVNGVEVGLSLRGELRDHKIQIIYVSGTGQYDRQLFDVQPLLFISKPIEENLIGRSLDLAIEKLELVPKLYHYKKRKEHFSYRMEEILYFENSGRKVNIITVDGRDSFVDNIRDVAKEVMPFGFIKISQSIIVNYLFVSKYSREEIILLNKEIIAIPKNKRNEVKEQFLRESDRHQ is encoded by the coding sequence ATGAATTTAAAGATTGCCATATGTGATGATGATAAAATAATATGCTCTCATATTGAAAGTATGATCCTGCAATATGCAAAAAGTTCTTCATTTACTGCAACAGTAAGTGTTTTTTTCGATGGTCATATGTTGATGGAGGATATACGGAGCGGACGAGGTGATTACGATTTAATTTACCTTGACATAGAAATGAATGAAGTCAATGGGGTTGAGGTCGGTCTTTCTCTCAGAGGTGAATTAAGAGATCATAAAATTCAAATTATTTATGTTTCTGGGACAGGGCAGTACGACCGACAATTATTTGATGTTCAGCCTCTACTGTTTATTTCAAAACCGATAGAAGAGAACCTGATAGGGCGTTCCTTAGATTTAGCAATAGAAAAATTAGAACTAGTACCTAAGTTATATCATTATAAAAAACGAAAAGAGCATTTTAGTTATCGAATGGAAGAAATTTTATATTTTGAAAATAGTGGTCGAAAGGTGAACATCATTACAGTTGACGGAAGAGATTCTTTTGTTGACAATATTAGAGACGTAGCAAAAGAAGTAATGCCTTTTGGATTTATCAAAATTAGCCAGTCTATTATTGTTAACTATCTTTTTGTAAGTAAATATTCTCGTGAAGAGATTATCTTGTTAAACAAAGAAATAATAGCTATCCCAAAAAACAAAAGGAATGAAGTAAAAGAACAATTTTTAAGAGAAAGTGATCGGCATCAATAA
- a CDS encoding type II secretion system F family protein yields MPFYSYEGISTRGEGLSGGIRAKTVLEAKINLREKKIKVTSIIEQEESIANKEIQLFNKISEKELVPYLRQMSTLITAGVSVLDASIILEKQLKKGRFKEIISEIRKDLENGEPLSNSYRKHPNAFPPLLINVIAVAEISGALESNLNQIAGYYEKRVENKSTMITAMIYPMMMLIAALGVGVFMMVSIVPMFVSFFESFDAPLPKITIITMGISKFITSQGLWIFLFSVILIVSYNLAKKKPKFKLQVDTLKLKMPIFGELLQKNDFSVLMTTLSTLLSSSVPMVKALDMSKEVASNSCIKELIAKCETVIEQGGKLSTVFSESPFVPVMLSQMILIGEKTGTLEEMLKKLSIIFEKEVDENSKRIKTIVEPLVMVLIASMVGLIVASIMLPMFSMYTTIQG; encoded by the coding sequence ATGCCTTTTTATAGCTATGAGGGAATCAGTACTAGAGGTGAAGGGTTGTCAGGTGGTATTAGAGCCAAAACGGTACTTGAGGCAAAAATAAATCTAAGAGAAAAAAAAATAAAAGTAACCTCTATTATTGAACAAGAAGAAAGTATCGCGAATAAAGAAATTCAATTGTTTAACAAAATTAGTGAAAAAGAGTTGGTTCCATATTTACGTCAAATGTCAACGTTGATTACTGCAGGAGTGTCGGTGTTAGATGCATCCATTATACTAGAAAAACAATTAAAAAAAGGGCGCTTTAAAGAAATAATCTCAGAGATTCGCAAGGATTTAGAAAATGGAGAACCGCTTTCAAACAGTTACCGTAAACATCCAAATGCCTTTCCACCTTTGCTCATTAATGTTATAGCTGTTGCTGAAATATCTGGAGCATTAGAGAGTAACTTAAATCAAATTGCAGGATACTATGAAAAACGAGTAGAAAATAAAAGTACGATGATTACAGCCATGATTTATCCAATGATGATGCTTATAGCGGCTCTTGGCGTAGGTGTTTTTATGATGGTTTCGATTGTGCCAATGTTTGTTTCATTTTTTGAAAGTTTCGATGCTCCTTTACCTAAAATTACCATTATAACCATGGGAATTAGTAAATTTATTACCTCGCAAGGTCTTTGGATATTCTTATTCAGTGTTATTTTAATAGTGTCCTATAACTTAGCAAAAAAGAAACCGAAGTTTAAGTTACAAGTAGATACTTTAAAATTGAAAATGCCTATTTTTGGAGAATTGTTACAAAAAAATGATTTTTCCGTATTAATGACTACATTGTCTACTTTACTATCTAGTTCTGTTCCAATGGTGAAAGCTTTAGATATGAGTAAAGAAGTGGCTAGCAATAGTTGCATTAAAGAGTTGATTGCCAAATGTGAGACAGTTATTGAACAAGGTGGAAAATTAAGTACAGTATTTAGTGAAAGCCCGTTTGTACCTGTGATGCTTTCTCAAATGATTTTAATTGGAGAAAAAACGGGAACTTTGGAAGAGATGCTTAAAAAACTAAGCATTATTTTTGAAAAAGAAGTTGACGAAAATAGCAAGCGAATTAAAACGATTGTAGAACCTTTAGTAATGGTTTTAATTGCCAGTATGGTAGGGCTTATTGTGGCGTCTATTATGTTGCCAATGTTCTCTATGTACACGACAATTCAAGGATAA
- a CDS encoding pilus assembly FimT family protein: protein MQRKLKEERGVTLVELITILALLGIVFSLSGGLFYSIAKTSSIQKQMVEIQQTANGIVSEIESISKIPGLYEEAGYIGKYVGKEWEETHIIKPLKFDEAGDPVEMTVTDEGENRIALTDITDTLNQSKQVFQLNNPEIKIKIMQEKNENELTKTIYSTPNYRDTFSIQTTVMVLFYRDKIDFSKYHDDRTGGWSFDELKALSNVVYSRETVVQYRDNAKAKGDIPGNGRW from the coding sequence TTGCAAAGAAAGTTAAAAGAAGAACGAGGAGTAACTTTAGTTGAACTGATAACTATTTTAGCACTTTTAGGCATCGTTTTTAGTCTGTCAGGCGGACTCTTTTATAGCATAGCGAAAACCAGCTCAATCCAAAAGCAAATGGTTGAGATTCAACAAACGGCTAATGGAATCGTTTCCGAAATTGAAAGCATTAGCAAGATTCCTGGATTATATGAAGAGGCCGGATACATTGGTAAATATGTTGGGAAAGAATGGGAAGAAACACATATTATTAAGCCGCTTAAATTTGATGAGGCAGGAGATCCTGTAGAAATGACTGTGACAGATGAAGGTGAAAATAGAATCGCATTGACAGATATTACAGATACGCTAAATCAGTCTAAGCAAGTATTTCAACTAAATAATCCTGAAATCAAAATTAAAATTATGCAAGAAAAAAACGAAAATGAACTTACGAAAACAATCTATTCTACACCAAATTATCGGGATACCTTTTCAATTCAAACAACAGTGATGGTTTTATTTTATAGGGATAAAATAGATTTTTCCAAGTACCATGATGATCGGACTGGTGGCTGGTCATTTGATGAATTAAAAGCTCTTTCTAATGTGGTTTATTCAAGAGAAACAGTTGTTCAATACCGAGATAATGCGAAGGCGAAAGGAGATATCCCTGGAAATGGAAGATGGTAA
- a CDS encoding IS256 family transposase, with the protein MTQVHFTLNNEEVQSIIEHSVKDDVSKNILTTVFNQLMENQRTEYIKADDYERSESRQSQRNGYYERDFTTRVGTLELRVPRTRDGEFSPTVFERYQRNEKALLASMLEMYVSGVSTRKVSKIVEELCGKSVSKSFVSSLTEQLDPLVNEWQNRSLSDINYPYLMTDVLYIKIREDNRVLSKSCHIAIGITKDGDREIIGFMIQNEESDNTWSNFFEYLKERGLQGVELVISDAHKGLVSAIRKSFTNASWQRCQVHFLRNIFTTIPKKNSKPFREAVKAIFKFTDINLAREAKNRLVEEYYDQKKYTKAYETLDNGFEDAFQYTVLGNSHNRLKSTNLLERLNQEVRRREKIIRIFPNHASANRLIGAVLMDLHEEWISSTRKYINFSK; encoded by the coding sequence ATGACCCAAGTACATTTTACACTGAACAACGAAGAGGTTCAAAGTATTATTGAACATTCCGTTAAAGATGATGTGTCTAAAAATATTTTAACGACAGTTTTCAATCAGTTGATGGAAAACCAACGAACAGAATACATTAAAGCTGATGACTATGAACGATCTGAAAGTCGTCAGAGTCAACGAAATGGCTACTACGAGCGTGACTTTACGACTCGCGTTGGTACACTTGAATTAAGAGTACCTAGAACACGTGATGGTGAGTTTTCACCGACGGTGTTTGAGCGGTATCAGCGAAATGAAAAGGCGCTGCTTGCTTCAATGCTTGAGATGTATGTTTCAGGCGTTTCAACACGTAAAGTCTCTAAGATTGTTGAGGAGTTATGTGGTAAATCAGTTTCTAAGTCCTTTGTTTCTAGTCTGACTGAACAGTTAGACCCTCTGGTCAATGAATGGCAAAATCGATCGCTTTCAGATATAAACTATCCTTACTTGATGACTGATGTCCTGTACATAAAGATTAGAGAAGATAATCGAGTACTTTCTAAGAGTTGTCACATTGCGATTGGAATAACCAAAGATGGCGATCGTGAAATTATTGGCTTCATGATTCAAAATGAAGAGAGTGATAACACATGGTCTAACTTCTTTGAATACTTAAAAGAAAGAGGATTACAAGGTGTAGAACTCGTTATTTCTGACGCTCATAAAGGCTTAGTATCTGCGATTCGTAAATCCTTTACCAACGCAAGTTGGCAGAGATGCCAAGTTCACTTCTTAAGAAATATCTTTACAACAATTCCTAAGAAGAATTCTAAACCTTTTAGAGAAGCTGTAAAAGCTATCTTCAAGTTTACGGATATTAATTTAGCACGAGAAGCTAAAAATCGTCTGGTTGAAGAATACTACGACCAAAAGAAATACACAAAAGCTTACGAGACCTTAGATAATGGCTTCGAAGATGCCTTTCAATATACTGTCCTAGGTAACTCCCACAATCGACTAAAAAGTACCAATCTTCTTGAACGATTAAACCAAGAGGTTCGCAGAAGAGAAAAGATCATTCGAATCTTTCCAAATCATGCTTCAGCCAATCGATTGATTGGGGCAGTTCTTATGGACCTGCATGAAGAATGGATTAGTTCTACAAGAAAGTATATAAATTTTAGCAAGTAA
- the pilM gene encoding type IV pilus biogenesis protein PilM: MFGRTKTTIGIDIKKNVVRYCVLYKGQFTCGEKLANKELIKNDKLKNKQELVNILKVIFKETHITNPSVIISALNSKVLIRQIPLQEMTTEKEMREFLFFEIGESITLPFEKPVFDLLILDTIKKRSSKNQKQHKRKNGKQLIENVNHIKGKIPICITSEELLEEVGDVIQKCNGNLVGVDFSPLAYMSVLKREIDWEKNFALVEIDSGEATITIFENTVPIYVQYEDYNKSNWRYIELEDQIVPEYRGEEEALYKLGEIINNVVHYFESELSNDGTIANIYLVGGHPKLKRGVIDIIRKKNTIQVNTLTSSLEKIKVPDRFLLTLGLALKEV, translated from the coding sequence ATGTTTGGACGTACAAAAACGACAATCGGTATTGATATTAAAAAAAACGTAGTGAGATACTGCGTTTTGTATAAAGGGCAGTTTACTTGTGGTGAAAAACTTGCCAATAAAGAACTGATTAAAAATGATAAGCTGAAAAATAAACAAGAACTGGTAAACATCCTAAAAGTAATCTTTAAAGAGACACATATAACAAATCCATCCGTTATTATTTCTGCTTTAAATTCAAAAGTTCTTATTCGTCAAATTCCTCTTCAAGAAATGACCACAGAAAAAGAAATGCGAGAGTTTCTTTTTTTTGAAATAGGTGAATCCATTACATTACCTTTTGAAAAACCTGTATTTGACTTGCTCATTTTAGACACAATTAAAAAAAGAAGCTCTAAAAACCAGAAACAACACAAAAGAAAAAATGGGAAACAATTAATTGAAAATGTGAATCATATAAAAGGTAAGATTCCAATCTGTATTACTTCAGAAGAGTTGCTGGAAGAAGTTGGTGATGTCATTCAAAAATGTAACGGGAATTTAGTTGGTGTTGATTTCAGTCCATTAGCGTATATGTCCGTTTTAAAACGAGAAATAGACTGGGAAAAAAATTTTGCGTTAGTTGAGATTGATTCAGGTGAAGCCACGATTACCATTTTTGAAAATACGGTACCGATTTATGTTCAATATGAAGATTACAATAAAAGTAATTGGCGCTATATAGAATTAGAGGATCAAATTGTACCTGAATATAGGGGAGAGGAGGAAGCACTATATAAGTTAGGTGAAATCATTAATAATGTTGTTCATTACTTTGAATCAGAACTATCAAATGATGGGACTATCGCCAATATTTATCTTGTAGGAGGACATCCTAAATTAAAACGCGGAGTGATCGATATTATTAGAAAAAAGAATACCATACAAGTTAACACATTAACCTCTTCTCTTGAAAAAATTAAAGTGCCTGATCGTTTTTTGTTAACTTTAGGATTAGCACTTAAGGAGGTTTAG
- a CDS encoding type IV pilus twitching motility protein PilT — protein MKQERFYFQSKEIEENELNFYEEKNNLTTELFENDSVDQPEFSSPHFENNAERTSDTNNEIDLKLDYSSFLSEEMLDITDPLIHTISEAEPSLTSNDPVEQLNIWLKETVTLGVSDLHLIEGIEPIFRLHGDLQPVTGSKVLYSDTITAMGRGICNDSQWQEFQKNGEVDLAYELKEFARFRVNIFKQMDTTAIALRRIPIEIPSLNSLGVPDILKDLIYKSQGLFLVTGPTGSGKSTTLAAMIDYLNEMKNTHILTLEDPIEYVHKHKKSIVSQREIGRDTESFGNALRAALRQDPDVILVGEMRDFETISIALTAAETGHLVLGTLHTSSAPATIERIVDVFPAVQQPQIRSQLAGALLGVLSQRLLPTKDRKGRVAATEMLVNSKGIANIIRSGKTHQISNMLQMGKKEGMHTMEASITKLIQRQQVDFEVAESFIEQGSEA, from the coding sequence ATGAAGCAAGAGCGTTTTTATTTTCAAAGTAAAGAAATCGAAGAAAATGAATTGAATTTTTATGAAGAAAAAAACAATTTGACGACTGAGTTATTTGAGAATGATTCAGTTGATCAGCCAGAATTTTCTTCTCCTCATTTTGAAAACAATGCTGAAAGGACAAGTGACACGAATAACGAAATCGACTTAAAATTGGATTATTCCTCGTTTTTATCAGAGGAAATGCTTGATATAACAGATCCATTAATTCATACCATTAGTGAAGCAGAACCGAGTTTAACGAGTAATGATCCTGTGGAGCAGCTAAATATCTGGTTAAAAGAGACCGTTACACTTGGTGTTTCCGATTTGCATTTAATTGAAGGAATTGAACCAATCTTTAGATTGCATGGTGATTTACAGCCGGTGACTGGCTCAAAAGTACTTTATTCCGACACCATAACAGCGATGGGAAGAGGTATTTGTAATGACAGCCAATGGCAGGAATTTCAAAAAAATGGTGAAGTGGATTTAGCATATGAGCTTAAAGAGTTTGCCAGGTTTAGGGTGAATATTTTCAAACAGATGGATACGACTGCGATTGCGTTGCGTCGGATACCAATCGAGATTCCTAGCTTAAATTCCCTTGGTGTACCGGATATTTTAAAGGACCTAATTTACAAAAGCCAAGGATTGTTTCTTGTAACAGGACCTACTGGATCGGGAAAATCCACGACATTAGCTGCAATGATTGATTATTTAAATGAAATGAAAAATACACATATTCTGACATTGGAAGATCCAATTGAGTATGTTCATAAGCACAAGAAATCTATTGTGTCCCAACGTGAGATTGGACGAGATACCGAGTCTTTTGGCAATGCTTTACGAGCAGCATTGCGACAAGATCCAGATGTCATTTTAGTTGGTGAAATGCGAGATTTTGAAACAATTTCAATCGCGTTAACCGCAGCTGAGACAGGGCATTTGGTTTTAGGAACGCTCCATACATCAAGTGCTCCAGCAACAATCGAGCGAATTGTCGATGTTTTTCCAGCTGTTCAGCAACCGCAAATCCGTTCCCAGCTAGCCGGTGCATTATTAGGTGTTCTCTCTCAACGATTATTGCCAACTAAAGATCGAAAAGGACGAGTTGCGGCAACTGAAATGCTAGTTAATTCAAAGGGGATTGCAAATATTATTCGATCTGGAAAGACCCACCAAATTAGCAATATGCTTCAGATGGGTAAGAAAGAAGGAATGCATACAATGGAAGCTTCCATTACTAAATTGATACAAAGACAACAGGTAGATTTTGAAGTGGCTGAGTCTTTTATTGAGCAAGGGAGTGAAGCATAA
- a CDS encoding GspE/PulE family protein — translation MTKDEHSAGLEANQPQVVDLFKHSLDTSLIELIPRAFAKKFSVIPLEVDSEGKRLAVAISNISNYPVLNDLRLTTGMQIVPVKANESDIQQIIVRDYPSEISLDGLTTHEEVTNLEEMNQQNNNDSPIIKLVNSLLNDAIDRKASDIHFDSQEKYMIVRIRIDGDLRDLKKIPKNIQPAVISRLKIISSLDITESRIPQDGRAMLKSGSKVVDLRVSVLPTIHGEKTVIRIMDRSVGIRKLEEFKFQPESLASFRKILRNPHGIILVTGPTGSGKSSTLYAALNELNEPNVNIITVEDPVEYQLEGVNQVAVNSHIGLSFASGLRSILRQDPNVIMVGEIRDSETAEIAIRASMTGHLVLSTIHTNDSVSTINRLIDMGIDPFLVANSLAGVLSQRLVRTICSNCKVEAPVSLEDAVVLQEYHLHPDSLYHGEGCAKCNYTGYQGRMAIQELLVITTEIRKKITTNITSEELTEYLGDLGMRFLIHDALDKVLAGYTTIEEVLKVAAAEV, via the coding sequence ATGACTAAAGATGAACATAGTGCAGGTTTAGAAGCCAATCAACCGCAAGTAGTTGACCTTTTTAAACATTCTCTTGACACAAGTTTGATTGAACTAATTCCTAGAGCTTTTGCAAAAAAATTTAGTGTTATTCCATTGGAAGTGGATTCTGAAGGGAAACGTTTGGCAGTTGCAATCAGCAACATATCAAACTACCCAGTCTTAAATGATTTACGTTTAACAACGGGCATGCAAATTGTTCCTGTCAAAGCAAATGAATCTGATATACAACAAATCATTGTTCGTGATTATCCCTCTGAAATCAGCTTAGATGGATTGACTACTCATGAAGAAGTGACAAATCTGGAAGAAATGAATCAACAAAACAATAATGATTCTCCAATTATAAAATTGGTAAATAGTTTGCTAAATGATGCGATAGATCGAAAAGCAAGTGACATTCATTTTGATTCGCAAGAAAAGTATATGATTGTTCGGATTCGAATTGATGGAGATCTGCGGGATTTAAAAAAGATTCCTAAAAATATTCAACCAGCTGTTATATCCAGATTAAAAATTATTTCTTCACTTGATATTACTGAAAGTAGAATCCCCCAGGATGGGCGTGCAATGCTAAAGAGTGGATCGAAAGTAGTTGATTTACGGGTTTCTGTGTTACCAACAATTCATGGAGAAAAAACAGTTATCCGGATTATGGATCGTTCAGTAGGTATTAGAAAGCTAGAAGAGTTTAAGTTTCAACCAGAAAGCTTGGCCTCATTTAGAAAAATATTGAGAAATCCACATGGCATTATTTTAGTGACTGGACCAACTGGTTCAGGAAAATCTTCCACTCTGTACGCGGCGTTAAATGAGCTAAATGAGCCAAATGTCAATATTATTACGGTAGAAGATCCTGTGGAGTATCAACTAGAAGGCGTCAATCAAGTTGCCGTAAATAGTCATATTGGTTTGAGTTTTGCTAGTGGTTTGCGTTCAATTCTAAGGCAAGATCCTAATGTCATTATGGTGGGAGAAATTCGGGATAGTGAAACAGCTGAAATTGCTATTCGAGCTTCTATGACAGGGCATTTGGTCTTGTCTACTATTCATACGAATGATTCAGTGAGCACCATCAATCGTTTAATTGATATGGGAATTGATCCATTTTTAGTAGCTAATTCTTTAGCAGGAGTTCTTTCTCAACGCCTAGTTCGTACCATTTGTTCAAATTGTAAAGTTGAAGCTCCTGTGTCCCTTGAAGACGCAGTGGTTTTGCAAGAATATCACCTTCATCCTGATAGTTTATATCATGGTGAAGGGTGTGCTAAATGCAATTATACCGGTTATCAAGGCCGAATGGCCATTCAAGAATTGTTGGTCATCACAACAGAAATTAGAAAAAAGATTACAACTAATATCACTAGTGAAGAATTGACGGAATATTTGGGGGATTTAGGAATGCGCTTTTTAATTCACGATGCATTAGATAAAGTATTGGCTGGCTATACAACGATTGAGGAAGTTCTGAAAGTCGCAGCAGCAGAAGTCTAA
- a CDS encoding prepilin peptidase, with product MDLYQMNVFLAFTYVYVFILGMCMGSFFLVVGYRVPQKETIMGRSHCDACKEELKWWHVIPLFSYSILKGKCYFCASKIGLKNPILEVFIGLLFMSSAYFLQLETEVLVSFTFICLLFTISISDYLYQIIPNKVLLPFFLIGMMERFFIPQSDYWWYPIAGVLAGFLPLFLVGMLNEKAIGGGDIKLFAVVGLFIGPIGALISLFLSSVLAIIFYVITFIRTNEKQKFIPFGPAIAVSSYLIYQFTSGQIDTMLQLFSR from the coding sequence ATGGATTTATATCAGATGAATGTGTTTTTAGCATTTACGTACGTTTATGTATTTATTCTTGGAATGTGTATGGGCTCCTTTTTTTTGGTGGTAGGATACAGAGTTCCTCAAAAAGAAACAATAATGGGCAGGTCTCACTGTGATGCGTGCAAAGAAGAGTTAAAGTGGTGGCATGTTATTCCACTATTTTCGTATAGTATTCTTAAAGGGAAATGTTATTTTTGTGCTTCTAAAATTGGGTTGAAAAATCCAATTTTAGAAGTCTTTATTGGATTGCTATTTATGAGTAGTGCCTATTTCTTGCAATTAGAAACAGAAGTTCTAGTTAGTTTTACGTTCATTTGTCTGTTGTTCACTATTAGTATTTCAGATTATCTTTATCAAATTATACCCAACAAAGTGTTGTTGCCGTTTTTCTTAATCGGTATGATGGAACGTTTTTTTATTCCGCAAAGTGACTATTGGTGGTATCCTATTGCCGGTGTTTTAGCGGGATTTCTACCGTTATTTTTGGTAGGAATGCTCAACGAGAAAGCCATTGGTGGTGGCGATATTAAGTTATTTGCAGTAGTAGGGTTGTTTATTGGACCAATAGGTGCGTTAATTTCATTATTTTTATCATCAGTTTTAGCTATTATATTTTATGTAATAACATTTATTCGAACCAACGAGAAGCAAAAATTCATTCCATTTGGACCTGCAATTGCTGTCTCATCCTATCTGATTTATCAATTTACATCAGGTCAAATAGACACCATGCTGCAATTATTTTCAAGATAA
- a CDS encoding type II secretion system protein: MKCFEQVATDENGFSLIEVLASIIIFGIALLGLTSLMYQNFSAIDQNELTERAFYVRDDIKEWLNYKAQSQDIANLNQFVLTLPKQGEVMYTEEQQVRSRYLIVDESGIQVDPGTNKSKFGEIARDTSVDRGKIVEKVHYDFSGNQLPDILNQDKFNKYYMGEYVEDPSFLVKISAKKKSDSSYEPRTDGMMLTIQIYSKETGKLLTETYTNWVPEY; encoded by the coding sequence ATGAAATGTTTTGAGCAAGTGGCAACTGATGAAAATGGTTTTTCGCTTATTGAAGTATTAGCGTCTATTATTATATTCGGAATTGCTCTACTAGGATTAACCTCTCTTATGTATCAAAATTTTAGTGCAATTGATCAGAACGAATTAACTGAACGAGCATTTTATGTAAGGGATGACATAAAGGAATGGTTGAATTATAAAGCACAGAGCCAAGATATTGCCAATCTAAATCAATTTGTTCTGACTTTGCCCAAACAAGGGGAAGTCATGTATACAGAAGAGCAGCAAGTGCGAAGTCGTTACTTAATTGTTGATGAATCAGGTATACAAGTAGATCCAGGTACGAATAAATCCAAATTTGGGGAAATTGCTAGGGATACTTCTGTTGATAGAGGAAAAATAGTTGAAAAGGTTCATTATGATTTTTCTGGAAATCAGTTACCAGATATATTGAATCAAGACAAATTTAATAAATATTATATGGGGGAATATGTAGAAGATCCCTCTTTTCTTGTGAAAATTTCAGCAAAAAAAAAATCGGACTCTTCATATGAACCTCGAACAGATGGCATGATGCTAACCATTCAAATTTACAGTAAGGAAACAGGAAAACTTTTGACGGAGACTTATACTAACTGGGTGCCTGAATATTGA